A region of the Mycoplasma capricolum subsp. capricolum ATCC 27343 genome:
TAGCAACTGCAACTGATACAGCTTTATTTCTGATTGTATCTGCAACTAATCTCATTTTTCTAGGAGAGATACGAATCATACTTAATTTTGCTTTTGCTTCCATTGTTTAATTCTTATCCTTCCTAATTATTTTTTCTTACCTTTGTCATCACCATGACCACCGAATTTACGAGTTGGAGCAAATTCACCTAATTTATTTCCAACCATATCTTCAGTAATATAAACTGGAATAAATTCTTTTCCATTATAGACACCAAATGTTTTACCGATGAATTCAGGGAAAATAGTTGATCTACGTGATCAAGTTTTAATTACTTCACCATCTTTTGCTGATGTAACTTTCTTAAATAAATTTTCATCAACAAAAGGTCCTTTTTTTAATGATCTTGCCATATTATCTTCTATTCTCCTTTCTTATTTTTTGCTACGTTTTCTTACAATTAGTTTTTCTGAAGCTTTTTTAGTGTTTCTTGTTTTTACACCTAAAGCTTTCTTACCTCATGGAGTAACTGGAGATTTACGTCCAATTGGAGCACGTCCTTCTCCTCCACCATGTGGGTGATCGTTTGGATTCATTACAGAACCTCTAACAGTTGGACGAATACCTCTTCATCTGTTACGACCCGCTTTTCCTCAGTTAACTAAGTTGTATTCTTCGTTTCCTACTTCACCGATTGTTGCATAACATTCAGATAAAACTTTTCTAACTTCTCCAGATGATAAACGTAAAGTTACATATCTTCCATCATCATCTTTTCCTAAAAGTTGAACTGATGAACCAGCACTTCTTGCAATTTGTCCACCTTTTCCAGGTTTTAATTCTACATTATGAAGTAAAGTTCCTTCAGGAATATTTTTTAATGGTGCTGAATTACCAACTTTAATATCAGCATTTTCACTAGCAACCACTTTCATTCCTACTTGCATTCCTTTTGCAAATAAAATGTAACGTTTTTCTCCATCTACATAATTTACTAAACAAATAAATGCATTTCTGTTTGGATCGTATTCAATTGTTGAAATTGTTCCAAAAATATCTCTTTTGTTTCTTTTAAAATCAATAATACGGTATTTTTGTTTGTGCCCTCCACCTTTATGGCGAGTAGTAATTAATCCGCGATTATTTCTTCCGGCTTTAGAGCTTTTAGAAACAACTAATGACTTTTCAGGAGTATTTTTTGTTGTTAAAACAGCTGAATAATCAATTGTAGTCATATTTCTACGACCATTAGTTGTTGATTTATACTTTTTAATTGCCATGTTTTCCCTTTCTATTTAATGCGCTTATAATAATTTATCCGGGTCGATTTTTCTATAAGTCGCTTAGCACGTCTAATTTTTGACCTTCTTTTAATGTAATGATTGCTTTTTTATATGATGGTTTTTTACCAACATATTTTCCTAATCTTTTTTCTTTAGCATCATAATTAATAGTTCTAACTGATTCAACTTTTACTTCAAAAATTTCTTCAAAAGTTTTTTTAATTTGAACTTTATTAGCTTTTTTATCAACTAAGAATGTATACACATTATCTTTATGACCAGCAAATGATTTTTCAGTTAATACTGGTTTTTTTAATACTTCAGTGATATGCATTATGCGTATACCTCCTCAACTGCAATAGCAGCTTCTTCTGTAATTAGTAATTTAGTAGCATTTAATAAATCAAATACATTTAGTTGGTTAGCAGAAATTGTTTTAACTCCAGTAATATTATTTGAAGATTTAACTACTAATTCTTCTTTTTCTTTTGTAACAATTAATGTTTTTTGATCATCAATTTTTAAATTTTTCATTACTACAACCATTTCTTTTGTTGATGGTTTAGCAAAATCAAATTTGTCAACGATTACAAGATTATTTTCTTTAACTTTTAAAGATAAAACTGATCTAAAAGCTAAAGCTCTTACTTTTTTATTAACAGATTTTTTATAGTTAATATCTGGTGTTGGTCCAAATGTAACTCCCCCACCTTTTCATTGTGGAGCTCTAATTGATCCTTGACGAGCACGACCTGTTCCTTTTTGTTTTCAAGGTTTACGTCCTCCTCCAGATACTTCAGCACGGGTTTTAACTTTTTTAGTTCCTTGTCTTAAAGCAGCTTGTTGACTTATTACAGTATCATAAATAGCTTGTTGATGAGGTTCAATTCCCCACACATAATCATTTAAGGCAATTTCTTTAATTTCATTACCTTTAGTGTCTAAAACTTGTAATTTCATTTCTTACCTCAACTATGCTTGAACTGATGCATTTCTATTTAATAATTCAACTGCTTGTTTAGAACTCATACCTTTTACATTTTGTTTAATTTGTACAAAACTATTTTTAGGTCCAGGAATTGATCCTTTGATCAACATAATGTTATTAGATTGATCAATAGCAATAATTTCTAGATTTTGAATAGTTCTTTTTGCATTACCCATGTGCCCTGGCATTTTTTTTGATTTAAAAATACGGTTAATGATCGCTCCCATTGAACCAATTCCTCTATGATATCCTGATCCATGAGCCATTGGTCCTCTTGAGTAATTATGTCTTTTAATTCCTCCAGCAAATCCTTTACCTTTAGAAATTCCTGTAACATCAACGTATTCACCAGAAACAAAGATATCACTAACGTTAATAACTTGTCCGATTTCATATCCTTGCATATTTCTGATTTCTTTTACGAAGCGCTTAGGATTTGAATTAGCTTTTTTAAAATGTCCTAATTCAGGTTTATTTACTAAGTTAACTCTTTTATCAGTAGTACCTAATTGAACAGCAACATAACCATCACTGTCAATAGTTTTAACTTGTAAAACTGTGTTTGGTAGAACTTCAACTACTGTTACTGGAACTAATTGACCAGAATTAGTAAATACTTGAGTCATTTCTACCTTACGACCTAAGATTCCTTTCATTTTATTTCCTCCTAATTGATAATCACGTATATTCTGCTATTTGATATTTTGTTGTTCTTTAAATAAATAGAAGATTATAATTTAATTTCAATATCAACACCACTTGGCAATTGAACTCTTTTTAGAACATCCATTGTTGCTGCAGTTGGATTTAAAATTTCTAATAATCTTTTATGTGTTCTCATTTCAAATTGTTCACGAGAATCTTTATATTTATGAACAGCTCTTAAAATGGTAATAACTTGTTTTTCTGTTGGTAGTGGGATTGGTCCTCTAACTTTAGCTCCAGTACCTTCAGCAGCTTGAATGATTTTAGTAATGCTTTGATCAACAATAGCGTGATCATAACCTTTTAACTTAATTCTCATCTTGTTTTCTGCCATACTAACCTCCTAAATTTACTAATTTAATCAACAACCCCTATGGGTGTGTTGTAAAAAAGCACACAAAATATACATGCAATTAATATTCTATACTTTTTTGTATAAAAATACTAGCTGAAACTCAATTATTTTTTAATTATTTAATAAGTTAAATACTTTAATTAATTTCAATAATTTTAAGACTAAAAATTTTAACTAAAAAACAAAAAATTACATCAAATTGATGTAATTCTAACATTATATTTACTTTAATTTATTCTTTTAATCAATACTAACTAATTACTTTAAATATCTACTAAAAAACTTTAAAACCTGGAGTATCAGCTTTTTTATCTAGTAATTCTTTTAGTTCTTGGTCTAATTTTAAAATTGAAATTGAAAACCCACCCATTTCAATAGAAGTCATAAAGTTTCCAACAAAAGTTTTATAAATCTTAATATCTTTTTTAACTAGTAAATCATTTAAATGATTATTAATAACAAGCAATTCCATTTCAGGTGTAGCACCCATTCCATTTATCATAACTGCTATTTCTTCACCTTTATTAATAGTAATATCATTTAAAATTCTCTCTATTAAAATATCTACTATTTGATTTACTGGTGTTATTTTTTTTCTATAAACTCCTGGTTCACCATGAATTCCTATTCCAATTTCTATTTCATCTTCATTTAATGAGAAATTTGACTTACCAGTTGATGGTAAAATACATGGAGAAATTGCCATTCCCATTGTTCTTACATTATTAATTACTTTTAAAGCAACTTGTTTAACTTCTTGAAGCGAAGCATTCATTTCAGCTTTTGCTCCAGCTATTTTATGAACAAAAACAGTTCCAGCTACTCCTCTTCTTCCCGCTGTATATAAACTATCTTCAACAGCTACATCATCATTAACAACAACAGATTCTACTTCTATTCCATCCATACTAGCCATATCTTGAGCCATTTCAAAGTTTAAAATATCACCAGTATAATTTTTAATGATTAATAGTACTCCTTTTTTTGAATCAACAGATTTAATTGCTTGATAAATTTGATCAGGAGTTGGTGAAGTAAATACAGCTCCAGCTACTGCTGCATCTAACATACCATATCCAACATAACCTGCATGTGCTGGTTCATGACCAGAACCTCCACCACTTACAAGAGCAACTTTATTTTCAATTGGAGAATTTTTTCTAATAACTACATCAAAATTATCAATTCTTTTTAATTTATCTGGATAAGCTTTAACCAAACCTTCTAACATTTCATTAACTAATGTTTCAGAACTGTTTATCAACTTTTTCATAATCTACCTTTCATCTTTATAAGCATTTTACTTATTAGACTTAATTAAATTATACTATTTAATAAATTTGATATTCATTTTACAAATTACTGAGATTAAAATACATTTTAATAAACTAATTATTTGAATTTAAAATTACAACTTAAAAAATCAGAAAATTTTTTATTATTTAGTTACACTAACTTTCTAGAAATATTTCTAAACCCTAAATACATAACTTTTTTGTTTTTTTTTTTTTTTTTATAAAATAATATAATTTATTTAGAAGCTTATGTTTACATTTAATCAAAATAGAAAAGAGAGTGAATAATGAAAAATAAATCAAATAATATTCTTATTTTAATAGGTAGCATTATCTCAACATTAGGTTCTATTACTTCAATATCCTTTATTGGTTATATGCTTTATGTAAATGTTACAATTGCATATTTTTTCCCACTTCCTGGTTTACTTTTTAAAGCATTTTTTAATCTTATAGGACTAGGATTAGCAATTACTTCATTAATTTTAAGTATTCTTATTACTATTCCAAAATTTATTAATAATAAAAAACTAATTTTAGTAGCTGGTATATTAAATATTGGTTTTGGGTTTATTATTGGTGGGGTTTTACTAATAATTGGTGTATTTAATATGACAAATGCACCAGTTATAACACTTACAAATACTGATACTCAAATGATAAGTAATAGTAATCAAGTAGTTAAAGAAAAAAACACTCTAAAAACTCAAAAAAAATCTAGTTCATTAAAAACTACTCAAAAACCATTTAAATATAAAGAGTTGATTCTAGTAGGATTAGTTTTAACTTTATTAGGTTCAATTGCAGGAACTATAATAATGACAGAAAGTGCTGTTATATGAACAAAAGATTTGCATAATGGAAATATTATATTTAGCAGAAATGGACTAACACCACATTTAGCAAGTATATATACTCAACCTGTATTCTTTTTTATACTTTTATTAATGAGTATTTCTGGCTTATCAACTATTAAAAAAAGCAATGATACTCTTTTAATATTAATAGCAGCCATATCAATCCCATTATTTTATCCAATAGTTATTAATACAATCGGTGGAATACTTATTTTAGCTGGTGTAACTATTAAAAAAATAATCGAACCTAAAACAAAAAGCAATAAATAAACTTTCAATAATGTTTTATAACTAATTAATATATGATAAAAGTAAGTTTTAAAGCTTACTTTTTATTTTTAGCTAATATAAAACAAAAAAAGAAGATCAAAATGATCTTCTTAAATTATATAAATCAAATTCTTTTATAAATAATTAAATTTATCTTATTAGTAATATGAATGTCAAATAGAACAATTTGTAAGATATTTGGTTGTTTAAAAATAAAGAGCACTATAGTGCTCGAATTTTCTAATGGTGCTGACTATAGGAATCGAACCTACGACCTACTGATTACAAGTCAGTTGCTCTGCCTGCTGAGCTAAGTCAGCAAAAATAAAAAATGGTGGAGTGTATAGGACTTGAACCTATGACCGCCTGCTTGTAAGGCAGGAGCTCTCCCAGCTGAGCTAACACTCCAAAAATATGGTAGCCTGTACGGGGTTCGAACCCGTGTGTCCACGGATGAAAACCGTGTGTGTTAACCGCTTCACCAACAGGCCAAGATAATGGCGGCTTTTACAGGGCTCGAACCTGTGACAAACCGGTTAACAGCCGGTTGCTCTACCTGCTGAGCTAAAAAGCCATAATCTTTTAATTGGTCATACTTTTATCTAAGACACTAAAGATATTACCATTACTAATTATAGTTTTCAAGATTTTCATAACATTTTTTAATTTTTTTAACTTATTTTGAAAAACCATAAATAAAATTATCATCTTGTCTAGCACCACTAAACTTTGGAAGTTTATCTCTAGTCATAGTTGACCTTAATCCGCTAGCAAAATTTTGATAATTTCCAACTTTTTTAACATCTCATTTACTTAAATTTTGATTAAATGCTTTAGCATCAGAAAACATCCCATTCATTGATTCAACATTACCTGTATTTCATGAACTGATGTTTTGATTGAATTCATACGCTTCAGTAAATAATCCATCCATAGTTTTTACATTAGAAACATCTCATTTATCTAACGGTTGATTGAATTTTAATGCACCTCTAAAACCATATGTAAATTCTACTAAGCTACTTATTTTTCAATCATTTAAACTTTGATTGAATTCTTTTGCCCCATCAAATATTGATTCCATATCTACTACTTTAGAAACATCTCATTTATCTAACGGTTGATTGAATTTTTCTGCTTCAAAAAATGTTGCTGTCATATTTCTAACATTTGATGTATTTCACATTGAAATATCCTGATTAAAATTTTTAGCTGACTCAAAAGTATTTTTTAAACTAGTAATATTTCTAGTATCTCACTTATCTAGATTATTAACTTTATCATTTTCAAATTCTTTAAATGATTCTTTTAAAGAATTAATTTTTATTGGTAAATGAATTGGAACTTCTTTTGTATTTTTATCTAATCTATCTAGGACATAGTAATCTACACTTTTTATTGTTTCTTTTTTATATCCTAGTTGAATAACTTTTGTTTTTGTTTCATCACTATATTTAGTTTCAACATATTCTTTTACAGTTTTTGGTTTAAACTCAAAAGCATTACCAAAAACTCTGATTTTAACAGAGTTATTATTACTATTATCATCTAAAACTAAATGCTTATTTTTTTCATTTTCATCAAATAAAATAACTTCGTTTAGATCTTTTTCACTTAAAAATACTTTAAGTTGGTCAACAACATCTTGATAAGTATGAAAGTTTGCAAATGCATCTTGTTGAGATAAAAAAATGGAATTAATAGTTTCTTTCTGTTCTGATGTTAAAACTTTTTTAATGATTTCTTTTTCTTGTTTTTGATTATTAGAACTATTATCTTTTATAGTACTATTTGAATTTTTATTTGAACAACTAATAACTAATAAAGATGAACTACTTACTAATAACAAGCTTAAAGCTTTTAATAATACTTTCATACTATAATATACCCTTTCTTTTAATGCCTATATTTTACAAGTTATTATTTTTTTTACTAGTATATTTTAAAATAATTTAAATAAAAATAAAAAATAAGCAAAATTGCTTATTTTAGTAATAAATTTGATTTTTTAAATCATCATACATTTGTTTAAATTCAGGATCAATATCAAAAATAGTTTGTAATTTTTCTTCACTTAATTTATTTTCTTTTACTAATTGATAAGTTCTTTTTACTTGTTGAAACTTTTCAACTCTTTTTGATTCATCTTGTTTGTCAGAATTTATATTATTAAAAACTATATTATCATTTTCTGTCATTAACTCTTTTTTATTATCACTTTGATCTATATTAGATTTATTATCTAGTTTTTGGTCTTGATCTAATATTTTATTTATTTGTTGTTCTTCTAATTGTTCTTTTTTATTATCTAATTTTTTATTACTAAAAATAATTAAAAATCCACCAAACATACAAACAATAGAAGCAATTGCAAAAATAGATAAAATTTCAAGATAAATTGCAGTTTTGTGATAATTACTAATAACTGATAAACACAAACTAATAGCACACATTAAAAACACATAACTACTAATTATTATTAAGCTAATTCCACTAATTGTATTTAACTTAATATTTGTAGTATTAACAACAACTCCAAGTACAATACCAACAATTCCAAACATAAATCCAATAGTTGCTAATAACATAAATATAGCACTTGTTATTTGAATAATTAAATTAGCTTTTTTAAAAATATCATTATATGTGTAATGCTTTTTTGGTCTATTTAAATAGTTTTTCATAATACTATTCCTTTATATGCTTTTTGTATAACTGTAAAGTGTTTTCTAATAACATAGCAACAGTCATTGGACCAACACCACCTGGAACTGGAGTAATATAAGAACAAAGCTCTTTAACATTTTCAAAATCAACATCACCAACTATTTTATTAGTAATTGGATCTCTTATAATTCCAACATCAATTACAATAGCATTTTTTTTAATCATATCTTTTGTAATTATAAATTGTTTTCCAGTAGCTGAAATTACTATATCAGATATTTTAGTATATTTTTTTAAACTCTTTGTATTTTTATTACACATACTTACTGTTGCACCCATATTAGATAGCATAATAGCTAAAGGTTTTCCAACAATATTTGAAGTTCCAATAATAGTTATATCTTTTGATTTAACATCAACATTATAAGCTTTTAATAAATTAATAATTCCAATTGGTGTACAAGGATAAATAGTATCATAACCCTCTAACATTTTTCCTTGGTTAATATAATGAAATCCATCTACATCTTTTAAAGGTGTAATTGCTTGTAAAAACATTTGTTCATTTAAATGTTTTGGTAATGGTAATTGCAATAAAATCGCATCAACTAATTGATCATTATTTAATTGGTTAATTTGATCAGATAGTGTTTGACTATTAATATTTTCATCAAATCTTAATAACATTGATTCAATTCCTACTAAATTACAAGCTTTTATTTTATTTGAAACATATAATTCACTTGCTTGATCATTTCCAATTAAAATTACAGCTAGTTTTGGTTTTCTATATCCTTTATTTAAATAAATATCAATTTGTTGTTTTACTAGTTGTTTTCTAGTTTTTGAAACTAACTTACCATCTAAAATAACCATATTATCACCTATCCTATAGTTATATCTTCTTCAAGATATTTATAAGCTTTATCTCTTGCAGGTTTTAAAAAGATTAATAAAGTATTTGAAACTCCTAATTGACCAATAAACATGATTAAAATAATTGATATTTTAGTAACAACTCCTAATTGATACATTTGAAAATGAGCTAAAGGAGATAATCCAACAGTTCCAAATGCACTAGTAATTAATAAAATAGTATTAATTGAAGCACTATTGTAATTTTTTAAAGTATGAAAAACATTATTTGAATCAACATAAATAATAAATAAAGCAATAAAAATTAAAAATGTTGAAATAAAGAATGCTGCATAACTTCTATTAACAGTTTCACTAGGTATAGTTTTTCTAAAAGCACTTGTAAACTTTCTATTTTTAACAATAGTTAATGTTGATAAAATTAAAACTCCAAAAGTTGTAGTTCTAATTCCTCCAGCTGTTGAACTTGGTGCTGATCCAATAAACATTAAAATTGATAGTATAGCTTTTGATCCTGAATTAAAAGTTGAAATATCGATTGTTGAAAATCCTGCATTTCTTGAAGCTGTTGTGTTAAATAAAATATCCATAAAAACAACAGTATTTGACTTACTAGCTCCAATTTTAAATTCATCATCAAAATAATGAAAAATTAATGAGTGACTATAATTAGAATATTCAGTTGCAAAAACAGCTAATGGCCCAAAAATAAAAAGTACTAAATAAACTCAAAAGTTAATTTTAGTAAATAAACTAAAACTAATTTTTTCTTTAGTTTTTCTAGCTTTTAATTTACGCTTAATATCATGAAAAGTTGGATAACCTAATCCACCAATTATTCATTCAAGCATAAAAATTACTTGAATAGCATAAACTCTATGATTATCTACATTATATGGTTGTAATGAGTTTGGTGAAATAATATCAAACCCAGCATTATTTACAGCACTAGTTGAATGAAAAATAGCAAACCATAAAGACTTTCAAAAGTCATGATATGGTGAAACAACTTCTAAACTAGGGTTATTTGAAGGTTGGTTAAAAAAGAATAAAAAGAATAAAATAAAAGCTGAAACTACTTGAACTGAAGTTAACCAAATAAATCCATCTTTAATCAAGTCAATAGTTAAACTAGTAGTTGAGCTCCCTCTTTCTGATTGAGCAACTATAGTATCTGAAATTGATATTTTTTTATTAATAATTAAAAATAAAACAATTTTAAAAGTTAAAACTCCAATTCCACCAAATTCAATTAGTAATAATAAAATTAACTGTCCTCAAAAAGTATAAGAATGAGAAACATCTAAAACAGTTAAACCAGTATCACTAAATCCAGATGAAGCAATAAATATTCCAGTT
Encoded here:
- a CDS encoding bifunctional 5,10-methylenetetrahydrofolate dehydrogenase/5,10-methenyltetrahydrofolate cyclohydrolase, with the translated sequence MVILDGKLVSKTRKQLVKQQIDIYLNKGYRKPKLAVILIGNDQASELYVSNKIKACNLVGIESMLLRFDENINSQTLSDQINQLNNDQLVDAILLQLPLPKHLNEQMFLQAITPLKDVDGFHYINQGKMLEGYDTIYPCTPIGIINLLKAYNVDVKSKDITIIGTSNIVGKPLAIMLSNMGATVSMCNKNTKSLKKYTKISDIVISATGKQFIITKDMIKKNAIVIDVGIIRDPITNKIVGDVDFENVKELCSYITPVPGGVGPMTVAMLLENTLQLYKKHIKE
- the rpsJ gene encoding 30S ribosomal protein S10 — its product is MAENKMRIKLKGYDHAIVDQSITKIIQAAEGTGAKVRGPIPLPTEKQVITILRAVHKYKDSREQFEMRTHKRLLEILNPTAATMDVLKRVQLPSGVDIEIKL
- a CDS encoding potassium transporter TrkG, which gives rise to MFFKKKNNKKHSIKITSKLFKKTHNIDEKKYKFFRLVKDIWPLSKTSGKIFLIYVAIILLGGLLLSIPNFSLTKTGSKYNWDFLTGIFIASSGFSDTGLTVLDVSHSYTFWGQLILLLLIEFGGIGVLTFKIVLFLIINKKISISDTIVAQSERGSSTTSLTIDLIKDGFIWLTSVQVVSAFILFFLFFFNQPSNNPSLEVVSPYHDFWKSLWFAIFHSTSAVNNAGFDIISPNSLQPYNVDNHRVYAIQVIFMLEWIIGGLGYPTFHDIKRKLKARKTKEKISFSLFTKINFWVYLVLFIFGPLAVFATEYSNYSHSLIFHYFDDEFKIGASKSNTVVFMDILFNTTASRNAGFSTIDISTFNSGSKAILSILMFIGSAPSSTAGGIRTTTFGVLILSTLTIVKNRKFTSAFRKTIPSETVNRSYAAFFISTFLIFIALFIIYVDSNNVFHTLKNYNSASINTILLITSAFGTVGLSPLAHFQMYQLGVVTKISIILIMFIGQLGVSNTLLIFLKPARDKAYKYLEEDITIG
- the rplD gene encoding 50S ribosomal protein L4 encodes the protein MKLQVLDTKGNEIKEIALNDYVWGIEPHQQAIYDTVISQQAALRQGTKKVKTRAEVSGGGRKPWKQKGTGRARQGSIRAPQWKGGGVTFGPTPDINYKKSVNKKVRALAFRSVLSLKVKENNLVIVDKFDFAKPSTKEMVVVMKNLKIDDQKTLIVTKEKEELVVKSSNNITGVKTISANQLNVFDLLNATKLLITEEAAIAVEEVYA
- a CDS encoding BspA family leucine-rich repeat surface protein; translated protein: MKVLLKALSLLLVSSSSLLVISCSNKNSNSTIKDNSSNNQKQEKEIIKKVLTSEQKETINSIFLSQQDAFANFHTYQDVVDQLKVFLSEKDLNEVILFDENEKNKHLVLDDNSNNNSVKIRVFGNAFEFKPKTVKEYVETKYSDETKTKVIQLGYKKETIKSVDYYVLDRLDKNTKEVPIHLPIKINSLKESFKEFENDKVNNLDKWDTRNITSLKNTFESAKNFNQDISMWNTSNVRNMTATFFEAEKFNQPLDKWDVSKVVDMESIFDGAKEFNQSLNDWKISSLVEFTYGFRGALKFNQPLDKWDVSNVKTMDGLFTEAYEFNQNISSWNTGNVESMNGMFSDAKAFNQNLSKWDVKKVGNYQNFASGLRSTMTRDKLPKFSGARQDDNFIYGFSK
- the rplC gene encoding 50S ribosomal protein L3 → MKGILGRKVEMTQVFTNSGQLVPVTVVEVLPNTVLQVKTIDSDGYVAVQLGTTDKRVNLVNKPELGHFKKANSNPKRFVKEIRNMQGYEIGQVINVSDIFVSGEYVDVTGISKGKGFAGGIKRHNYSRGPMAHGSGYHRGIGSMGAIINRIFKSKKMPGHMGNAKRTIQNLEIIAIDQSNNIMLIKGSIPGPKNSFVQIKQNVKGMSSKQAVELLNRNASVQA
- the rplB gene encoding 50S ribosomal protein L2, with protein sequence MAIKKYKSTTNGRRNMTTIDYSAVLTTKNTPEKSLVVSKSSKAGRNNRGLITTRHKGGGHKQKYRIIDFKRNKRDIFGTISTIEYDPNRNAFICLVNYVDGEKRYILFAKGMQVGMKVVASENADIKVGNSAPLKNIPEGTLLHNVELKPGKGGQIARSAGSSVQLLGKDDDGRYVTLRLSSGEVRKVLSECYATIGEVGNEEYNLVNWGKAGRNRWRGIRPTVRGSVMNPNDHPHGGGEGRAPIGRKSPVTPWGKKALGVKTRNTKKASEKLIVRKRSKK
- the dhaK gene encoding dihydroxyacetone kinase subunit DhaK, which produces MKKLINSSETLVNEMLEGLVKAYPDKLKRIDNFDVVIRKNSPIENKVALVSGGGSGHEPAHAGYVGYGMLDAAVAGAVFTSPTPDQIYQAIKSVDSKKGVLLIIKNYTGDILNFEMAQDMASMDGIEVESVVVNDDVAVEDSLYTAGRRGVAGTVFVHKIAGAKAEMNASLQEVKQVALKVINNVRTMGMAISPCILPSTGKSNFSLNEDEIEIGIGIHGEPGVYRKKITPVNQIVDILIERILNDITINKGEEIAVMINGMGATPEMELLVINNHLNDLLVKKDIKIYKTFVGNFMTSIEMGGFSISILKLDQELKELLDKKADTPGFKVF
- the rplW gene encoding 50S ribosomal protein L23, which encodes MHITEVLKKPVLTEKSFAGHKDNVYTFLVDKKANKVQIKKTFEEIFEVKVESVRTINYDAKEKRLGKYVGKKPSYKKAIITLKEGQKLDVLSDL
- the rpsS gene encoding 30S ribosomal protein S19, producing MARSLKKGPFVDENLFKKVTSAKDGEVIKTWSRRSTIFPEFIGKTFGVYNGKEFIPVYITEDMVGNKLGEFAPTRKFGGHGDDKGKKK